A part of Oncorhynchus kisutch isolate 150728-3 linkage group LG2, Okis_V2, whole genome shotgun sequence genomic DNA contains:
- the LOC109884633 gene encoding U4/U6 small nuclear ribonucleoprotein Prp3, translating to MSLPKREVEELRPWVERTVKKVLGFSEPTVVTAALHCVGKGLDKRKTTDQLRPFLDESAGGFVERLFEALEESRNSRGNKGAGERNRKRDLKDVFGDEVEVGARRDVPEAGDGVPVKRKRVPRFEEVEEPEVLPAPPTESPVMLTKIQIKQMMEAATRQIEERKKQLSFVPVSSQQRLPLPTPQPDPPFASHLLPAPSAPSSGSAQSIAPSQAATFMNDAIEKARKAAELQARIQSQLAMKPGILGAIGNTGGPHNLVALANLHAMGIAPPKVAEARESNKPAPLILDDMGRTVDASGNEVELTHRMPTLKANIRAVKREQFRQQLKEKPGEDLESTIYFDGRVNIAPAQRAKKGFKFHEQGRFEKIAQRIRTKAQLEKLQTEIAQAAKKTGIQASTKLALFAPKKMLGDGQVPIIEWWDSYILPSNIDLSTETNFVAMELFGVTNLVEHPAQISPPVDTDKPGVTLGVYLTKKEQKKLRRQTRREGQKELQEKVRLGLMPPPEPKVRISNLMRVLGTEAVQDPTKVEAHVRAQMAKRQKAHEEANAARKLTTEQRKEKKVKKLKEDLSLGVHISVYRIRNLHNPAKKFKVEANANQLYLTGTVVLHRDVNMVVVEGGPKAQKKFKRLMLSRIKWEEHNSKRDDPDADDETKKNNRCSLVWEGTAKERNYGEMKFKQCPTENMAREHFKKHGTEHYWDLALSQSVLESTDD from the exons ATGTCTCTTCCTAAACGGGAGGTGGAGGAGCTACGGCCCTGGGTGGAACGGACCGTGAAGAAGGTGCTGGGGTTCTCTGAGCCTACTGTCGTTACTGCCGCCCTGCATTGTGTAGGCAAGGGCCTGGAcaagaggaagaccacag ACCAGCTGCGTCCATTCCTGGATGAGTCTGCCGGTGGGTTCGTGGAGAGACTATTTGAGGCCCTGGAGGAGAGCCGCAATTCCCGTGGGAACAAGGGTGCTGGGGAGAGGAACCGCAAGAGAGACCTGAAG GATGTGTTTGGTGATGAGGTGGAGGTGGGTGCGAGGCGGGACGTCCCCGAGGCAGGAGATGGTGTGCCGGTGAAGAGGAAACGTGTCCCCCGCTTCGAGGAGGTGGAGGAACCAGAGGTCCTACCTGCACCCCCTACTGAGAGCCCTGTCATGCTCACTAAgatacag atCAAACAGATGATGGAGGCTGCCACCagacagatagaggagaggaagaaacagCTGAGCTTCGTCCCAGTGTCTTCCCAGCAG AGGCTGCCCCTGCCCACTCCCCAGCCAGACCCCCCCTTCGCCTCTCATCTTCTCCCCGctccctctgccccctcctcGGGCTCGGCCCAGTCCATCGCTCCCTCCCAGGCAGCTACTTTCATGAACGATGCCATCGAGAAGGCTAGGAAGGCTGCAGAGCTGCAGGCCCGCATCCAGTCGCAGTTAGCCATGAAGCCTGGTATACTGGGAGCCATTGGGAACACTGGAGGACCTCATAACCTGGTGGCGCTGGCCAACCTGCACGCCATGGGGATAGCACCACC gAAGGTGGCGGAGGCCCGTGAGTCAAACAAGCCGGCCCCTCTGATTCTGGATGATATGGGTCGAACCGTGGATGCCAGCGGCAACGAGGTGGAGCTAACACACCGCATGCCCACCCTCAAAG CTAATATCCGTGCGGTGAAGAGGGAGCAGTTCCGTCAGCAGTTGAAGGAGAAGCCTGGCGAGGACCTGGAGTCCACTATCTACTTTGACGGGCGTGTTAACATAGCACCCGCCCAGCGAGCCAAGAAGGGCTTCAAGTTCCATGAGCAGGGACGCTTTGAGAAGATCGCCCAGAGGATCAGAACTAAG GCCCAGTTGGAGAAGCTGCAGACAGAGATCGCCCAGGCAGCCAAGAAGACTGGGATCCAGGCCTCTACCAAGCTGGCCCTCTTTGCCCCCAAGAAGATGCTGGGGGACGGGCAGGTGCCCATCATTGAGTGGTGGGACTCGTACATCCTCCCCTCCAACATTGACCT aTCTACAGAGACCAATTTTGTGGCGATGGAGTTGTTTGGAGTCACAAACCTGGTGGAGCACCCTGCTCAGATCAGCCCCCCAG TGGACACAGACAAGCCAGGAGTGACTCTGGGAGTGTACCTGACTAAGAAGGAACAGAAGAAGCTGAGGAGACAGACTCGCAGGGAGGGACAGAAAGAGCTTCAGGAGAAGGTCCGACTGGGGCTCATGCCCCCCCCAGAACCTAAAG TGCGCATCTCTAACCTGATGAGAGTGCTGGGTACGGAGGCAGTACAGGATCCCACTAAGGTAGAGGCCCACGTCAGAGCACAGATGGCCAAGAGACAGAA GGCCCATGAGGAGGCCAATGCAGCCCGGAAGCTCACAACCgagcagagaaaagagaagaaggtgaagaagctGAAAGAGGACCTGAGTCTTGGAGTTCACATCTCAGTCTATAG GATCCGTAACCTCCACAACCCGGCTAAGAAGTTTAAGGTGGAAGCTAACGCCAACCAGCTGTACCTGACGGGCACCGTGGTGCTACACCGAGACGTCaacatggtggtggtggagggag GTCCCAAAGCCCAGAAGAAGTTCAAGAGGCTTATGTTGAGCAGAATCAAATGGGAAGAACACAACTCCAAGAGAGATG aTCCAGATGCAGACGATGAGACCAAGAAGAACAACAGATGCAGCCTGGTCTGGGAG ggcACGGCTAAGGAGCGTAACTACGGGGAGATGAAGTTTAAGCAGTGTCCTACAGAGAACATGGCTAGAGAACACTTTAAGAAGCACGGAACAGAACACTACTGGGACCTGGCTCTGAGCCAGAGCGTGCTGGAGAGCACTGATGACTGA